One window of Acidobacteriota bacterium genomic DNA carries:
- a CDS encoding DEAD/DEAH box helicase: protein MQDVADYFRPEAVEALRRLIRQNHGHEVFCVATLDDALKVASVRVVARGNRNCVPAVLEAAEHGMMVIHNHPGGDLTPSENDVGLAAEFAGRGVASCIVDNAVSRLHVTVEPMRKAEAQDLRTDEIVSLFSRDGQLAAALEGFEHRPQQERMAAEVVRAFNEKRVALVEAATGVGKSLAYLIPAIRWALDNKKRVVVSTNTINLQEQLIHKDIPFLKQRLGMAFEAVLMKGRHNYLCLRKLEDLRKDPVLSASVENAEELSALVEWSGKTQDGSRSDLGIPLSWETWELVACESDACLFAKCPHFSKCFLFMARRAAAKAQLIVANHHLLMADMAVREQSGPKGSGGVLPEFHRLVLDEAHHVEDVAAKYFGVRLTPWLFVRNLGRLQNARDPSRGLVPGLAHSIGKAAGRSAKPLAHRINQYVEDVFTPARAECRKTLDRLFDGLIREVLSRREKSAYDGTELKIRISRATEGTPLWEDVIRPAVADAAAEVIRLTGTCGRLTNLLYKLPPELLDHVKSPVLDLEAAILRLRTGAEKLDEFLEDSEDTCRWIEIRRRRDQFSLAFEQAPLDVAPRLSKTIFDRYEAVILTSATLSVGRKFDFVKARSGLALQPPERITETVLESPFDYRNRVLFAVPRDLPDPTDRAFLDATVEAVRKAVHATEGGAFVLFTSYSHLSHMHRTLEGPLGAAGFNLLRQGSADRHRLLEDFKALPKAVLFAVDSFWEGVDVKGRALRSVIIVKLPFQVPTEPLVEARLEKIKRDGGNPFSAYSLPHAVLKLKQGFGRLIRSHADWGMVLICDHRVMTKPYGREFLDALPRLRPLYAPLDEILLQAGRFQEQFEG from the coding sequence ATGCAGGACGTGGCGGACTATTTCCGGCCGGAAGCCGTCGAGGCGCTGCGTCGCCTGATCCGGCAGAACCACGGGCACGAGGTCTTCTGCGTGGCGACCCTGGACGACGCCCTGAAGGTCGCGTCGGTCCGCGTGGTGGCGAGGGGAAACCGGAACTGCGTGCCGGCCGTTCTCGAGGCCGCCGAGCACGGCATGATGGTGATCCACAACCACCCGGGCGGCGACCTGACCCCTTCCGAGAACGACGTCGGCCTGGCCGCCGAGTTCGCCGGGCGGGGCGTCGCCTCCTGCATCGTGGACAACGCCGTCTCCCGCCTCCACGTCACCGTGGAGCCCATGCGGAAAGCGGAGGCGCAGGACCTCCGGACCGACGAGATCGTCAGCCTCTTCTCCCGGGACGGCCAACTGGCCGCGGCGCTCGAGGGTTTCGAACACCGCCCGCAGCAGGAGCGGATGGCGGCCGAGGTGGTCCGGGCCTTCAACGAAAAGCGGGTGGCCCTCGTCGAGGCGGCGACGGGGGTCGGCAAATCCCTGGCCTACCTCATCCCCGCCATCCGCTGGGCCCTGGACAACAAAAAGCGGGTGGTGGTCTCCACCAACACCATCAACCTCCAGGAGCAGCTCATCCACAAGGACATCCCCTTCCTGAAGCAACGCCTGGGGATGGCGTTCGAGGCGGTGCTCATGAAGGGGCGCCACAATTACCTCTGCCTGCGCAAGCTGGAGGACCTGCGAAAAGACCCCGTCCTGAGCGCTTCGGTGGAGAACGCCGAGGAACTGTCCGCCCTCGTCGAGTGGTCCGGAAAAACCCAGGACGGCAGCCGGAGCGACCTGGGCATCCCCCTCTCCTGGGAGACCTGGGAACTGGTGGCCTGCGAGTCCGACGCCTGCCTGTTCGCCAAGTGCCCCCACTTCTCGAAGTGCTTCCTCTTCATGGCCCGCCGGGCAGCCGCAAAGGCCCAGCTCATCGTGGCCAACCACCACCTCCTCATGGCGGACATGGCGGTCCGGGAGCAGAGCGGCCCCAAGGGCAGCGGCGGCGTCCTGCCGGAGTTTCACCGGCTGGTCCTGGACGAGGCGCACCACGTCGAGGACGTGGCGGCCAAGTACTTCGGCGTCCGGCTGACCCCCTGGCTCTTCGTCCGCAACCTGGGCCGGCTTCAGAATGCCCGCGACCCCTCCCGCGGTCTGGTCCCCGGGCTGGCCCACTCCATCGGGAAAGCGGCGGGCCGCTCGGCAAAGCCCCTGGCCCACCGGATCAACCAGTACGTGGAAGACGTCTTCACCCCGGCGCGGGCCGAGTGCCGAAAAACGCTGGACCGGCTTTTCGACGGGCTGATCCGGGAGGTCCTGTCCCGACGGGAGAAATCGGCTTACGACGGGACCGAGCTGAAGATCCGGATCTCCCGGGCCACCGAGGGCACCCCGCTCTGGGAAGACGTCATCCGGCCCGCGGTCGCCGACGCGGCGGCGGAAGTGATCCGGCTCACCGGAACCTGCGGCCGCCTCACCAACCTCCTCTACAAGCTCCCGCCCGAACTGCTCGACCACGTCAAGAGCCCCGTGCTCGACCTGGAAGCGGCCATCCTCCGCCTGCGGACCGGCGCCGAGAAACTGGACGAATTCCTGGAGGACTCCGAGGACACCTGCCGGTGGATCGAGATCCGGCGACGGCGAGACCAGTTCAGCCTGGCCTTCGAGCAGGCGCCGCTGGACGTCGCACCCCGCCTGTCCAAGACCATTTTCGATCGCTACGAGGCCGTGATCCTCACCTCGGCCACCCTGAGCGTCGGCCGGAAGTTCGACTTCGTGAAAGCCCGGAGCGGGCTGGCGCTCCAGCCGCCGGAACGGATCACGGAAACCGTGCTGGAGTCCCCCTTCGATTACCGGAACCGGGTGCTGTTCGCCGTCCCCCGGGACCTGCCGGACCCCACGGACCGGGCCTTCCTGGACGCCACCGTCGAGGCGGTCCGCAAGGCGGTCCACGCCACGGAGGGCGGCGCCTTCGTCCTCTTCACGTCCTACAGCCACCTGAGCCACATGCACCGGACCCTGGAGGGCCCCCTGGGGGCCGCCGGCTTCAACCTCCTCCGCCAGGGGAGCGCAGACCGTCACCGGCTGCTGGAGGACTTCAAGGCCCTTCCCAAGGCGGTTCTCTTCGCCGTCGACAGTTTCTGGGAAGGCGTCGACGTCAAGGGGCGGGCCCTGCGGAGCGTCATCATCGTCAAGCTCCCCTTCCAGGTCCCGACGGAGCCCCTGGTGGAGGCCCGCCTCGAAAAGATCAAGCGGGACGGGGGCAACCCCTTTTCCGCCTACTCGCTTCCCCATGCCGTCCTGAAGCTCAAGCAGGGCTTCGGCCGCCTCATCCGCTCCCACGCCGACTGGGGGATGGTCCTCATCTGCGACCACCGGGTGATGACGAAACCCTACGGCCGCGAGTTCCTCGACGCCCTGCCCCGCCTGCGACCCCTCTACGCGCCCCTGGACGAGATCCTCCTCCAGGCCGGGCGCTTCCAGGAGCAGTTCGAGGGGTAG
- a CDS encoding thymidine phosphorylase: MNMLDIIRTKRDGGTLSAEQIRFAVGGATDASVPDYQLSAFLMAVFLRGMDGEETRRLTEAMLHSGDLLDLSDLPGPKADKHSTGGVGDKTSLILAPIAAAAGVLVPMISGRGLGHTGGTLDKLEAIPGFSVKLDVPGIRRALREAGFCIAGQTERIAPADRKLYALRDVTSTVESIPLITASIMSKKLAEGIDALVLDVKTGKGAFMQTREDARRLAEGMVDTGRRMGKRMTAFITDMNQPLGLTAGNAVEVAESVRTLRGEGPKDLEDLSVELAAEMIRLGGAAPDMDSARKAAREQLASGRALERFARCVELQGGDPRIVEDLSRLPAAARNLAVTAEADGYVGEMDARGVGVAVVLLGGGRMRQEDAVDPAVGVRLEKKTGDPVKRGETLAVLEYNADTRLEEAVKSVRSAYRITPDPPAASPLVLERLTD, encoded by the coding sequence ATGAACATGCTTGACATCATCCGCACCAAGCGCGACGGGGGCACGCTCTCCGCCGAGCAGATCCGTTTCGCCGTCGGGGGGGCCACGGACGCTTCCGTCCCCGACTACCAGCTGAGCGCGTTCCTCATGGCCGTCTTCCTTCGGGGGATGGACGGCGAGGAGACCCGCCGCCTGACCGAGGCCATGCTCCACTCCGGCGACCTCCTGGACCTCTCGGACCTTCCGGGCCCCAAGGCCGACAAGCACAGCACCGGCGGGGTGGGGGACAAGACCTCCCTGATCCTGGCGCCCATCGCCGCGGCGGCGGGGGTGCTGGTGCCCATGATCAGCGGGCGCGGCCTCGGGCATACCGGCGGCACCCTGGACAAGCTGGAGGCCATCCCGGGCTTCTCCGTCAAGCTGGACGTGCCGGGGATCCGCCGCGCCCTCCGGGAGGCCGGTTTTTGCATCGCCGGCCAGACCGAGCGCATCGCCCCCGCCGACCGCAAGCTCTACGCCCTGCGGGACGTCACCTCCACCGTGGAGTCCATCCCACTGATCACCGCCAGCATCATGAGCAAGAAGCTGGCGGAGGGGATCGACGCCCTGGTCCTGGACGTCAAGACCGGCAAGGGGGCTTTCATGCAGACCCGGGAGGACGCCCGGCGCCTCGCCGAGGGCATGGTGGACACGGGCCGGCGCATGGGCAAGCGCATGACGGCCTTCATCACCGACATGAACCAGCCGCTCGGGTTGACGGCCGGCAATGCCGTGGAGGTGGCGGAATCGGTTCGCACCCTTCGCGGCGAGGGCCCGAAGGACCTGGAAGATCTCTCGGTGGAACTGGCGGCGGAGATGATCCGCTTGGGCGGCGCGGCCCCCGACATGGACTCCGCCCGGAAGGCCGCCCGCGAACAACTGGCCTCGGGGCGGGCCCTGGAGCGCTTTGCCCGCTGCGTCGAGTTGCAGGGGGGCGACCCCCGGATCGTCGAGGACCTTTCACGGCTTCCGGCCGCGGCGCGAAACCTGGCGGTCACCGCGGAGGCGGACGGCTACGTGGGGGAGATGGACGCCCGGGGCGTCGGGGTCGCGGTGGTGCTGCTCGGCGGCGGCCGGATGCGGCAGGAGGATGCCGTGGACCCGGCCGTGGGCGTCCGTCTGGAGAAGAAGACCGGCGACCCCGTGAAGCGCGGCGAGACGCTGGCCGTTCTGGAGTACAACGCCGACACCCGGCTCGAGGAAGCGGTGAAATCCGTCCGGTCCGCCTACCGCATCACCCCGGATCCCCCGGCGGCGTCCCCCCTCGTCCTCGAACGTCTGACGGACTAG
- a CDS encoding OmpA family protein — protein sequence MKRVGLILMLSTMLLPFAAMAQDDVEGGKDHPLFTRMPGFYIQRYEEKDFDTHSFWEKGKEVPVEGRTTTLLYAVREGVKEPSRLQVLANHENAARKAGGTVLSRDDDGNAYLRLAEGGREYWVHVNAYITSQYTVVVVEKKAMTQDVAANAEAWSRDIGATGRAAVYGIFFDSGKSEFGPGSDAALAEIARLLKANPGWSVWVVGHTDSTGDAAVNLALSKARSEAVVRALVGQHGIELRRLEGHGVGPLAPVASNDTDEGKAKNRRVEIVKR from the coding sequence ATGAAACGAGTCGGCTTGATCTTGATGCTGTCCACAATGCTGCTTCCCTTTGCCGCCATGGCCCAGGACGATGTTGAGGGCGGGAAGGACCACCCGCTCTTCACCCGGATGCCGGGGTTCTATATCCAGCGGTACGAGGAAAAGGACTTCGACACCCATTCGTTTTGGGAGAAAGGAAAGGAGGTCCCGGTGGAAGGGCGTACCACGACCCTCCTCTATGCGGTCAGAGAGGGGGTGAAGGAACCCAGCCGGCTCCAGGTCCTGGCCAACCACGAAAACGCGGCGCGAAAGGCGGGCGGGACGGTCCTGTCCAGGGACGACGACGGCAACGCCTATCTGCGGCTGGCAGAGGGGGGACGCGAATACTGGGTTCACGTCAATGCCTACATCACGTCCCAGTACACCGTGGTCGTCGTCGAAAAAAAGGCCATGACCCAGGACGTCGCGGCCAACGCCGAGGCCTGGTCCCGGGACATCGGGGCCACCGGCCGCGCTGCCGTCTACGGGATCTTCTTCGACAGCGGAAAGTCCGAATTCGGGCCCGGGTCGGACGCCGCCCTGGCCGAGATCGCCCGGTTGCTGAAAGCCAACCCCGGATGGTCGGTCTGGGTGGTGGGGCACACGGACAGCACGGGGGACGCCGCCGTCAACCTCGCGCTGTCCAAGGCCCGGTCCGAAGCGGTCGTCAGGGCCCTGGTCGGGCAGCACGGGATCGAGCTCCGGCGCCTGGAGGGCCATGGCGTCGGGCCGCTCGCCCCGGTGGCCTCCAACGACACCGACGAGGGGAAGGCGAAGAACCGTCGGGTGGAAATCGTCAAGCGCTGA
- a CDS encoding epoxyqueuosine reductase, with the protein MDFIWGLADLGGVLDASLGEFRYGISIGKRLDGRIVDGLLDGPTREYFEHYRAVNDQLAAIAGGIVEDLRGHGIEAMAIAPTVSGRDLDTIYAADLRTPFPHKMAATRAGLGWIGKCALFVSKRFGPRLRLVTVLTDRPVGPVGHPVTKGRCGTCRVCIDGCPAGAVSGAPWDVSVDRDALLDARKCRNQCTEFGKRYFDGDIRICGICVAVCPVGRKESQKPREAL; encoded by the coding sequence GTGGATTTCATCTGGGGGCTCGCGGACCTGGGCGGGGTGCTGGACGCCTCGCTCGGCGAATTCCGCTACGGGATCTCCATCGGGAAACGGTTGGACGGGCGCATCGTGGACGGCCTGCTCGACGGTCCGACCCGGGAGTACTTCGAGCACTACCGGGCCGTCAACGACCAGTTGGCCGCCATTGCCGGGGGGATCGTCGAGGACTTGCGCGGGCACGGCATCGAGGCCATGGCGATTGCGCCCACCGTTTCCGGCCGGGACCTCGACACGATCTACGCCGCGGACCTGCGGACCCCCTTCCCCCACAAGATGGCGGCCACCCGGGCCGGGCTCGGGTGGATCGGCAAGTGCGCCCTCTTCGTCTCGAAGCGCTTCGGGCCCCGGCTCCGGCTGGTGACGGTGCTGACCGACCGACCCGTCGGCCCAGTGGGTCACCCGGTGACGAAGGGGCGCTGCGGCACCTGCCGGGTCTGCATCGACGGCTGCCCCGCCGGGGCGGTCAGCGGGGCCCCCTGGGACGTCTCCGTCGACCGCGACGCCCTCCTCGACGCCCGCAAGTGCCGCAACCAGTGCACGGAGTTCGGGAAGCGTTATTTCGACGGCGACATCCGCATCTGCGGCATCTGCGTCGCCGTCTGCCCGGTGGGAAGGAAAGAAAGCCAAAAGCCTCGGGAAGCTCTCTGA
- the ygeW gene encoding knotted carbamoyltransferase YgeW — protein MKQTQDKIGRLQALNVDMKHTDFLLTWEKTDAEIAATILTAEILRDLYENNVSLKVFESGLAISQFRDNSTRTRFSFASASNMLGLTVADLDEGKSQIAHGETVRETTNMISFHSEVIGIRDDMYLGMGNAYMREVAQAAESGYREGVLHQRPTLVNLQCDMDHPTQAMADLAHLVRHFGGAENLRGKKIAMTWAYSPSYGKPLSVPQGIIALMTRFGMNVSLAYPEGYQLIPEIEETAARHAAAAGGAFTVSNSMDEAFRDADIVYPKSWAPYHVMEERTVLLKNNDRDGLKDLEKRCLANNARFVDWECTAEKMKLTRGGEALYMHCLPADITDVSCKAGEVSRDVFEHYRVPTYKEAGWKPYIIAAMMLLSKTGDIAGTLQKVLDRNPRRVSL, from the coding sequence ATGAAGCAAACCCAGGACAAGATCGGGCGCCTGCAGGCGCTCAACGTCGACATGAAGCACACCGACTTCCTGCTCACGTGGGAAAAGACCGACGCCGAGATCGCGGCCACCATACTGACGGCCGAGATCCTCCGCGACCTCTACGAGAACAACGTCAGCCTGAAGGTCTTCGAGTCCGGCCTCGCCATCTCCCAGTTCCGCGACAACTCCACCCGGACGCGCTTCTCCTTCGCCAGCGCCTCCAACATGCTGGGCCTGACCGTGGCGGACCTGGACGAGGGGAAATCCCAGATCGCCCACGGCGAGACCGTGCGGGAGACCACCAACATGATCTCCTTCCACTCGGAGGTCATCGGCATCCGCGACGACATGTACCTGGGGATGGGCAACGCCTACATGCGCGAAGTGGCCCAGGCCGCCGAATCGGGCTACCGCGAGGGTGTCCTGCACCAGCGCCCGACCCTGGTGAACCTTCAGTGCGACATGGACCACCCCACCCAGGCCATGGCCGACCTGGCCCACCTGGTCCGGCACTTCGGCGGCGCGGAGAACCTGCGCGGGAAGAAGATCGCCATGACGTGGGCCTACTCCCCCAGCTACGGCAAGCCGCTGTCGGTCCCCCAAGGGATCATCGCCCTCATGACCCGCTTCGGGATGAACGTCTCCCTGGCCTACCCCGAGGGCTATCAACTCATCCCCGAGATCGAGGAGACCGCGGCCCGGCACGCGGCGGCCGCCGGCGGCGCCTTCACCGTCTCCAACTCCATGGACGAGGCCTTCCGGGACGCCGACATCGTCTACCCCAAGTCCTGGGCCCCCTACCACGTCATGGAGGAGCGCACCGTGCTCCTGAAGAACAACGACCGCGACGGGCTCAAGGACCTGGAGAAGCGCTGCCTGGCCAACAACGCCCGCTTCGTCGACTGGGAGTGCACCGCCGAGAAGATGAAGCTCACCCGGGGCGGCGAGGCGCTCTACATGCACTGCCTCCCGGCGGATATCACCGACGTGAGCTGCAAGGCGGGCGAGGTGTCCAGGGACGTCTTCGAGCACTACCGGGTGCCCACCTACAAGGAAGCCGGCTGGAAGCCCTACATCATCGCGGCCATGATGCTCCTGTCCAAGACGGGCGACATCGCCGGAACCCTCCAGAAGGTCCTGGACCGCAACCCGCGCCGGGTGAGCCTGTAG